The bacterium region GATAGCATCAAATGGATATTCATATATGTTTTCTCTCTGAGGCATACCAGTAAACCTATAAGCTACTTTTGCATACAGCCGAATAAAATCCATAACCTTATTGACTATCTCGAACAAACTTCCCATAATTTCCTTCCTGTCTATCACATCAGTACCTTCGTTATTTTTAAAAAGAGCAACAGTAAAAACTGACCAGGGAATAAACTTCTGTGGTTCTCTGGCAAAGAAAAGAACTCCTGCATTATTAAAATATAATCTTCCTTCCTGTTTCTCGGTAACCTCTAAACTCAAAAGCACTGTTTCTGTTTTTGTTGATTTAGATAGACCTGCAAGTTCTAGAAAACTGTTCAGTTTTTCTCGGGAAAAATCTTTTGGGTATTTAAATTTTGGAACAGTTAATTCTTCAAAGTGGATTTTACCTTCTGATTTAAAGATTTCAATTATTTCATTTCTCATCATTTTCTGGGAGTTTGGTCCTATCCTTTTAAAAAATCCAGAAGAACATTCGTAGGGTTTATCAGTTCCTTCGCGGACATTGATGAGCAATATATTCCCGAGTTCTTCTAATAGGATGAATGGCTTTGGCCTACAATTATTTGCTATATCCTGGATTTGTGATTTTAACTTGTTTGAGATTGTAATTCCTTTTGGTTGTCCATTATCACTTATTCCAAGAAAAATCTTTCCACCGGAAGCATT contains the following coding sequences:
- a CDS encoding RNA-binding domain-containing protein produces the protein MKKEELNLILKEGEGYKIEFKENINGLDKEIVAFANASGGKIFLGISDNGQPKGITISNKLKSQIQDIANNCRPKPFILLEELGNILLINVREGTDKPYECSSGFFKRIGPNSQKMMRNEIIEIFKSEGKIHFEELTVPKFKYPKDFSREKLNSFLELAGLSKSTKTETVLLSLEVTEKQEGRLYFNNAGVLFFAREPQKFIPWSVFTVALFKNNEGTDVIDRKEIMGSLFEIVNKVMDFIRLYAKVAYRFTGMPQRENIYEYPFDAIREAVINSVMHKYYFEHRHNNILKFLPDRIKIENYWQKPSNFVLGKTVFRRNHIIADLFSKIHFGEKMGTGFDRIREICKKENSPFPDVEFSENYFYVTFRQSYNYLKLAQSSETTRRSEEKTTQKTSRKHPENN